The window GGCCTGCCCAGGCCGACCCTGGACGACGTGTGGTCCGGCTTCGTGAAGATGGACGACCTGCCCCGGGTCAACACCCCCGTGGGCAAGACCCGCGAAGGCCTGCGCGTGCGCACGGACCTGTTCTTCTCCTGGCAGGAGGCCCGGCTCATGGAGGCCTCGGGCGTCATCGACGTGGCCGGGCACACGCACACCCACCGCTCGGTGTTCACGGGCCCGGCCTTCGACGGCATCATCGGCGCCGGGGCCCGGCGGCGGACCTTCGACCGCGTGGACCAGCGGGTGGTCTTCGGCATGCCCGGCTTCGAGCGCGGCCCGGCCATGGCCCACCGCGCGTTTTTGCCCTCGCAGGAGGTCTACGACCTGGTGTGCGCCATGGTGCCGCAAAACGCCCAGGAGGCCCGCGACGCCCTGGCCCACGACGGCGGGCAGGCCGTGCTGCGGCGCCTGAAGGCCCTGCCCGTGGAACGCCTGGGGCGCATGGAGACCGACGACGAGATGCGCGCGCGCCTGGGCGCCGACCTCGAGGCCAGCCGCAGGGCGCTGGAGGCCAACCTCGGCCACCCGGTGCGCACCCTGGCCTGGCCCTGGGGCCGCTTCTGCCCCGAGGCCCGGGAGGCCGCCAGGGAGCAGGGCTTTTCGGTGTTCTTCACCACCCGCGTCGGCCCCAACCTGCCCGGCAAGAGCGCCGACGCCGCCTGCCGCTTCAAGGCCCGCAACCGCAGCGCCCGCTGGCTGCTGTCGCGGGTGCGGGTCTACTCCCGGCCCCTGCTGGCCCGGGTCTACGGGGCACTGCGCTCCTGAGCCCGCCCGGGCGCGTGGCCCTTTACACGCGGCCCCGCTGACCGTACCGTGGCCTTCGATCCGGCCCCTGGGCGCACCGCCCCGGCCAGCCAAGCCGCAAGGACCACGGCCCATGAGACCACACCCCGCCAGCCGCCGCGCCGCCGTCCGCCCCTGGGCCCTGTGGGTCCTGCCCTGGGTCGCGCTGTGCGCCCTGGCCTGCTGCCCGCCGCCCGCCCTGGCCGTCGATCCGGCGGACCTCTTGCCCTTCGGCCTGCCCAGCGCCCAGGGCGCCTACGCCGTGGAGCTGCGCGTGGACCCCGCAGGCGCCCTGTCCCCCGAGGTGCTGGACGCCCTGCTGGCGGCCTCCCAGGCCCATGCGCGGCGCGAGGACGAGCCCCAGTCCCCGGCGCTGCTGCTGCGCCGGGGGCGGGACGACGAGCCCCGCCTCGCGGGCGTGCTGCGCGCCTTCGGGTACTTCCAGGCCGGGGTGCGGGCGCTGGCCGAGCCCGCCGCCCGGGGGGGCGTGCCGGTGCTGGCTTTCGCCGTCCAGCCCGGGCCGCGCTTCGCCCTGGGCGAGGTGACGGTACGGGTGCGCACCCCCGGGGGCGAGCCGCTGCCCGTGACCCCCAAGGCCATCGGCCTGAGCCCCGGGCGGCCCTACCGCGCCGACGAGGCGGACGAGGCCGGGCGCGCGCTGGTGCGCTTGCTGGCCGAGGAGGGCCGCCCCCGGGCGCGGCTGGAAGCCCTGGACCTGACCGCCGACCACGCCGCGCGCGCCGTGCGCGCCGAGCTGCGCGCCGAGGCCGGGCCCCTGGCGGCCTTTGGCGCCGTGCTGCTGCACGGGCCCGAAGGCATCCCGACGGAAGTGGACGAGGCCTACCTGCGCGGGCTGATCCCCTGGCAGGAGGGCGAACCCTATCGGGCCTCGCTGGTGGAGCGCGCCCGCGAGGCGCTGTTCGCCACGGGCCTGTTCGCACGGGTGGAGCCCGACACCACGGCGGAGATCCGGGACGGGCGGCTGGACGTGGCCTTCACCCTGACACCGCGCCTGGAGCGCACCGTGCGCCTGGGCGCCAGCTATACCGGCGACTTCGGCGCGGGCGCCTCGGCGCGCTGGGAGCACCGCAACATCCTGGGCGCCGGGGAGCGGCTGGCCGTGACCCTGCGCGGCGACCGGCTGCGCCGCGGCGCGGAGCTGGAGTTCCGCAAGCCCCGCGTGCTGGGGCAGGACCAGGATCTCGTGGCCCGCCTGGACTCCTCGCGGGAGCGCAGCGACGCCTACACCAACTCGGCCACGGACCTCTCGGCCATCCTCGACCGCCAGTTCGGCGGCGGGCTGGGCGCCAGCGCGGGCGTGGGCTACCGCTACTCGCACCAGCGCGACGCCACCCTGGAGACCACCGACGCCACGGGCTTCACCTACCTGCCCCTGTCCCTGCGGCTGGACACGCGCGACTCCGTGCTCGACCCCACCCGGGGCTTCGCCGTCACCGCAGCGGGCGCGCCGTTCTGGGACACCCTGGGCAGCGACACGCGCTTCTGGCGCACGCGGGTCAGCCTGGGCGCCGTGGCCAGCCCCACGCGGCGGCTGGCCCTGGGCCTGCGCGGCGCCTGGGGTTCCATCCAGGGTGCGGATTTCGACGAGGTGCCTGCGGACCTGCGCCTCTACGCGGGCGGCGGCGGCTCGGTGCGCGGCTACGCCTACCAGCGCGCGGGCGAGATGGACGGCGAAACGCCCCTGGGCGGGCTCTCGGTGCTGGAATGCTCCGCCGAGGCCCGGCTGCGCCTGGAGGGCGACTGGGGCGCGGTGGCCTTCCTGGACGGCGGCTCGGCCTACCGCGACGCCACGCCGGACATGGAGCAGGATTTCTTCTGGGGCGCGGGCGTGGGTCTGCGCTACTTCACCGGCTTCGGCCCCCTGCGGCTGGACGTGGCCGTGCCCCTGAACCGCCGCCACGGCGTGGACGACGCCTTCCAGGTCTACGCTGGCATCGGCCAGACCTTCTGAGGTGCGCATGGACGGACGACGGGTGCTGCGCATGGCGGGCCTTGCCGCCGCCGCCCTGGGGGCGCTGCTGGCGGCCGCCGCCTGGCTGGCCACCACCCGCGCGGGCGGCCAGGCCCTGGCCCGGGCCCTGGAACGCGCCACCCGGAGCCAGCAGCCCTACGCCCTGACGGTGGAGGAGCTGGACCTTGGCCTGGGGGGCACCGTGCGCGCGCGGCGCGTGGCCCTGGCCGACGCCGGGGGCCCCTGGCTGGAAGTGCGCGAACTGGCCGTGGACGTGTCCCTGGGGGCGCTGCTGGCCGGGCGGCTGGAGCTGCCCCGGGCCGGGGCGGCGCTGGTGCGCCTGGAGC is drawn from Desulfocurvus vexinensis DSM 17965 and contains these coding sequences:
- a CDS encoding polysaccharide deacetylase family protein; the protein is MPKSLPVLMYHYVSSWPNPIAVDPDVFESHLEGLARAGYRGVGLAEAEAFLRDGEPLPDKAVLLTFDDGFLDNYVNAWPLLAKHGHKATIFAVTNKIVEEGLPRPTLDDVWSGFVKMDDLPRVNTPVGKTREGLRVRTDLFFSWQEARLMEASGVIDVAGHTHTHRSVFTGPAFDGIIGAGARRRTFDRVDQRVVFGMPGFERGPAMAHRAFLPSQEVYDLVCAMVPQNAQEARDALAHDGGQAVLRRLKALPVERLGRMETDDEMRARLGADLEASRRALEANLGHPVRTLAWPWGRFCPEAREAAREQGFSVFFTTRVGPNLPGKSADAACRFKARNRSARWLLSRVRVYSRPLLARVYGALRS
- a CDS encoding autotransporter assembly complex protein TamA; this encodes MRPHPASRRAAVRPWALWVLPWVALCALACCPPPALAVDPADLLPFGLPSAQGAYAVELRVDPAGALSPEVLDALLAASQAHARREDEPQSPALLLRRGRDDEPRLAGVLRAFGYFQAGVRALAEPAARGGVPVLAFAVQPGPRFALGEVTVRVRTPGGEPLPVTPKAIGLSPGRPYRADEADEAGRALVRLLAEEGRPRARLEALDLTADHAARAVRAELRAEAGPLAAFGAVLLHGPEGIPTEVDEAYLRGLIPWQEGEPYRASLVERAREALFATGLFARVEPDTTAEIRDGRLDVAFTLTPRLERTVRLGASYTGDFGAGASARWEHRNILGAGERLAVTLRGDRLRRGAELEFRKPRVLGQDQDLVARLDSSRERSDAYTNSATDLSAILDRQFGGGLGASAGVGYRYSHQRDATLETTDATGFTYLPLSLRLDTRDSVLDPTRGFAVTAAGAPFWDTLGSDTRFWRTRVSLGAVASPTRRLALGLRGAWGSIQGADFDEVPADLRLYAGGGGSVRGYAYQRAGEMDGETPLGGLSVLECSAEARLRLEGDWGAVAFLDGGSAYRDATPDMEQDFFWGAGVGLRYFTGFGPLRLDVAVPLNRRHGVDDAFQVYAGIGQTF